From Glycine soja cultivar W05 chromosome 4, ASM419377v2, whole genome shotgun sequence, the proteins below share one genomic window:
- the LOC114409852 gene encoding cell division cycle protein 48 homolog, with protein sequence MADPTSSNPDKDQSSTEPKSEKKDYSTAILERKKSPNRLVVDEAINDENSVVTLHPETMEKLQFFRGDTVLIKGKKRRDTICVVLADEQCDEPKIRMNKVVRANLRVRLGDVVSVHQCPDVKYGKRVHILPIDDTIEGVTGNLFDAYLKPYFMESYRPVRKGDLFLVRGGMRSIEFKLIETDPGEYCVVAPDTEIFCEGEPIKREDEERLNDVGYDDVGGVRKQMAQIRELVELPLRHPQLFKSIGVKPPKGILLYGPPGSGKTLIARAVANETGAFFFLINGPEIMSKLAGESESNLRKAFEEAEKNSPSIIFIDELDSIAPKREKTHGEVERRIVSQLLTLMDGLKTRSHVIVIGATNRPNSIDPALRRFGRFDREIDIGVPDEVGRLEVLRIHTKNMKLSDNVDLEKVARDTHGYVGADLAALCTEAALQCIREKMDVIDLEDETIDAEVLNSMAVTNEHFQTALSSSNPSALRETVVEVPNVSWDDIGGLENVKRELQETVQYPVEHPEKFEKFGMSPSKGVLFYGPPGCGKTLLAKAIANECQANFISVKGPELLTMWFGESEANVREIFDKARQSAPCVLFFDELDSIATQRGSSVGDAGGAADRVLNQLLTEMDGMTAKKTVFIIGATNRPDIIDPALLRPGRLDQLIYIPLPDESSRLQIFKACLRKSPISKDVDLSALARFTHGFSGADITEICQRACKYAIREDIEKGIEKERRKRENPEAMEEDDTDEVPEIKPAHFEESMKFARRSVSDADIRKYQLFAQTLQQSRGFGSEFRFPDQNENTAAGASDPFSSVTAEGDDDLYS encoded by the exons ATGGCGGATCCAACCTCATCTAACCCTGATAAGGATCAATCCTCTACGGAACC gaaaagtgaaaagaaggaTTATTCCACAGCAATATTAGAACGCAAGAAGTCTCCTAACCGACTTGTTGTTGATGAAGCAATTAATGATGAAAATTCTGTGGTTACTTTGCACCCTGAAACAATGGAGAAGCTTCAGTTTTTCCGGGGTGACACTGTTCTGATAAAG GGAAAGAAGCGAAGGGACACAATTTGTGTTGTTCTTGCTGATGAACAATGTGatgaaccaaaaataagaatgaataaGGTTGTTCGGGCTAATCTTAGAGTGAGACTTGGAGATGTTGTCTCTGTCCATCAATGTCCTGATGTAAAGTACGGGAAACGAGTTCACATCCTTCCAATTGATGACACCATTGAGGGTGTAACTGGCAACTTGTTTGATGCATATCTGAAGC CTTACTTTATGGAGTCATACCGGCCAGTGAGGAAAGGTGACTTGTTTCTTGTTCGGGGTGGGATGCGCAGCATTGAATTCAAGCTAATAGAGACTGACCCTGGTGAATACTGTGTTGTGGCACCTGATACTGAAATCTTCTGCGAGGGAGAGCCAATCAAACGGGAAGATGAAGAAAGACTAAATGATGTTGGCTATGATGATGTTGGTGGTGTTAGAAAACAAATGGCTCAAATTCGTGAGCTGGTAGAACTTCCACTTAGACATCCTCAGCTCTTCAAATCAATTGGAGTTAAGCCCCCAAAAGGAATCTTGCTTTATGGACCACCTGGTTCAGGAAAGACTCTGATTGCGAGAGCAGTTGCTAATGAGACTGGTGCATTCTTCTTTTTGATTAATGGACCAGAAATCATGTCGAAGCTGGCCGGTGAGAGTGAAAGCAATCTGAGGAAGGCATTTGAAGAAGCTGAAAAGAATTCCCCTTCTATCATTTTTATTGATGAATTAGACTCGATTGCtccaaagagagaaaagacaCATGGTGAAGTGGAGAGGCGTATCGTTTCACAACTTTTGACTCTTATGGATGGCCTCAAGACCCGATCACATGTTATCGTTATTGGAGCCACAAATAGGCCTAATAGTATTGATCCTGCTTTGAGAAGGTTTGGAAGGTTTGATCGTGAGATTGACATTGGTGTACCGGATGAAGTTGGAAGGTTGGAGGTTCTTAGAATTCATACAAAGAATATGAAACTTTCAGACAAT GTTGATCTTGAAAAAGTTGCCAGAGACACCCATGGTTATGTTGGAGCAGATCTTGCTGCTCTTTGCACAGAGGCTGCACTACAGTGTATCCGGGAGAAAATGGATGTGATTGACTTAGAGGATGAAACAATCGATGCTGAGGTGTTGAATTCCATGGCTGTGACTAATGAACACTTTCAAACTGCTTTAAGTTCTTCAAACCCATCTGCTCTGCGTGAAACA GTTGTGGAGGTTCCAAATGTTTCCTGGGATGATATTGGAGGCTTAGAGAATGTCAAGAGGGAGCTTCAGGAG ACTGTTCAATACCCAGTGGAACATCCTGAGAAGTTTGAGAAATTTGGCATGTCACCTTCCAAAGGTGTTCTCTTTTATGGACCTCCTGGCTGTGGTAAAACCCTGCTTGCAAAAGCAATTGCTAATGAGTGCCAGGCCAACTTTATCAGTGTTAAGGGACCTGAGTTGCTGACAATGTGGTTTGGTGAAAGTGAGGCAAATGTTCGCGAGATATTTGACAAGGCTCGGCAGTCAGCTCCATGTGTGCTTTTCTTCGACGAACTTGACTCTATTGCAACTCAA CGAGGCAGTTCTGTAGGGGACGCTGGTGGTGCTGCCGATAGGGTGTTGAACCAACTCTTAACAGAAATGGATGGTATGACAGCTAAGAAAACAGTTTTCATCATAGGGGCAACAAACAGACCAGACATTATAGACCCTGCATTGCTCAGGCCCGGACGTCTGGATCAATTGATTTACATCCCTTTACCGGATGAAAGTTCACGTCTTCAAATCTTCAAGGCATGCTTGAGGAAGTCACCAATCTCAAAGGATGTTGACCTATCAGCTCTTGCCCGTTTTACTCATGGATTCAGTGGTGCAGACATTACAGAAATTTGTCAACGAGCGTGCAAATATGCCATTAGGGAAGATATTGAAAAG GGTATTGAGaaggagagaagaaaaagagagaatcctgaagccatggaagaagatgACACTGATGAGGTCCCTGAGATAAAGCCTGCCCACTTTGAGGAGTCTATGAAGTTTGCTCGCCGGAGTGTCAGCGACGCAGACATAAGGAAATACCAACTCTTTGCTCAGACCTTGCAACAGTCTCGGGGATTTGGATCTGAGTTTCGGTTTCCAGATCAAAATGAGAACACTGCAGCAGGTGCCTCAGACCCTTTCTCATCTGTTACAGCTGAGGGAGATGATGATTTGTACAGTTAG
- the LOC114409855 gene encoding kinetochore protein SPC25 homolog isoform X2, whose translation MASICDNDIPLRLHNIDAFIASYRNSLHSLRATALEAARSQSELAEVKAKLREAEDELVKALAVKTRREAKRMALKEAIVSVKGRIEDLKTSIQKQRTKNEECATVVSHHRLVLEVSEQKSNESSEHRDEVQEAISWYNRILGFQIEGGRGVKFSFKNINVDNPNEEFFFTIRHEDDVYTLLNCKPSVKDTDELIHELNNTNGLFKFVRTMRKKFQEVVAQGRLSMTTNEHQESAFISASGPVLSISTITEDNDHQDEPTKGNAHLQKQVNRRRVKSAILSPGSASSVRQSPRLKVRK comes from the exons ATGGCATCAATTTGCGACAACGATATCCCTCTTCGACTACACAACATCGACGCTTTCATCGCTTCTTACAGAAACTCCCTCCACTCGCTCAGAGCCACCGCACTCGAAGCCGCGCGATCTCAAT CCGAATTAGCCGAGGTTAAAGCTAAACTGCGAGAGGCTGAGGATGAATTGGTAAAGGCACTTGCAG TTAAGACTCGGAGAGAGGCGAAGCGAATGGCCTTGAAAGAGGCGATTGTTTCTGTGAAGGGAAGAATTGAGGATCTGAAGACGAGTATTCAGAAGCAGAGAACCAAAAACGAGGAATGTGCCACGGTTGTGTCGCATCACCGTCTTG TTTTGGAAGTGTCTGAACAGAAATCAAATGAAAGCAGTGAACATAGAGATGAAGTCCAGGAGGCCATATCTTGGTACAATAGGATCCTTGGTTTTCAGATTGAAGGTGGACGTG GGGTAAAATTCAGCTTCAAGAATATTAATGTGGACAACCCAAATGAGGAGTTCTTTTTTACCATCCGCCACGAAGATGACGTGTATACAT TGCTAAATTGTAAACCATCTGTCAAAGATACTGACGAGTTGATCCATGAATTAAACAACACAAATGGGCTATTTAAATTTGTCAGAACAATGAGGAAAAAGTTTCAAGAAGTAGTGGCACAAG GCCGTTTATCTATGACAACAAATGAACATCAAGAATCTGCCTTTATCTCTGCATCTGGTCCAGTTTTATCAATATCAACCATTACTGAAGATAATGATCATCAAGATGAACCCACCAAAGGTAATGCACATCTCCAGAAACAAGTTAATCGAAGAAGGGTAAAATCAGCAATTCTATCTCCTGGATCTGCATCATCTGTCCGTCAATCTCCTCGTTTGAAG
- the LOC114409855 gene encoding kinetochore protein SPC25 homolog isoform X1, with amino-acid sequence MASICDNDIPLRLHNIDAFIASYRNSLHSLRATALEAARSQSELAEVKAKLREAEDELVKALAVKTRREAKRMALKEAIVSVKGRIEDLKTSIQKQRTKNEECATVVSHHRLVLEVSEQKSNESSEHRDEVQEAISWYNRILGFQIEGGRGVKFSFKNINVDNPNEEFFFTIRHEDDVYTLLNCKPSVKDTDELIHELNNTNGLFKFVRTMRKKFQEVVAQGRLSMTTNEHQESAFISASGPVLSISTITEDNDHQDEPTKGNAHLQKQVNRRRVKSAILSPGSASSVRQSPRLKVSTQILKLYGDVGSTV; translated from the exons ATGGCATCAATTTGCGACAACGATATCCCTCTTCGACTACACAACATCGACGCTTTCATCGCTTCTTACAGAAACTCCCTCCACTCGCTCAGAGCCACCGCACTCGAAGCCGCGCGATCTCAAT CCGAATTAGCCGAGGTTAAAGCTAAACTGCGAGAGGCTGAGGATGAATTGGTAAAGGCACTTGCAG TTAAGACTCGGAGAGAGGCGAAGCGAATGGCCTTGAAAGAGGCGATTGTTTCTGTGAAGGGAAGAATTGAGGATCTGAAGACGAGTATTCAGAAGCAGAGAACCAAAAACGAGGAATGTGCCACGGTTGTGTCGCATCACCGTCTTG TTTTGGAAGTGTCTGAACAGAAATCAAATGAAAGCAGTGAACATAGAGATGAAGTCCAGGAGGCCATATCTTGGTACAATAGGATCCTTGGTTTTCAGATTGAAGGTGGACGTG GGGTAAAATTCAGCTTCAAGAATATTAATGTGGACAACCCAAATGAGGAGTTCTTTTTTACCATCCGCCACGAAGATGACGTGTATACAT TGCTAAATTGTAAACCATCTGTCAAAGATACTGACGAGTTGATCCATGAATTAAACAACACAAATGGGCTATTTAAATTTGTCAGAACAATGAGGAAAAAGTTTCAAGAAGTAGTGGCACAAG GCCGTTTATCTATGACAACAAATGAACATCAAGAATCTGCCTTTATCTCTGCATCTGGTCCAGTTTTATCAATATCAACCATTACTGAAGATAATGATCATCAAGATGAACCCACCAAAGGTAATGCACATCTCCAGAAACAAGTTAATCGAAGAAGGGTAAAATCAGCAATTCTATCTCCTGGATCTGCATCATCTGTCCGTCAATCTCCTCGTTTGAAG
- the LOC114409855 gene encoding kinetochore protein SPC25 homolog isoform X3: MASICDNDIPLRLHNIDAFIASYRNSLHSLRATALEAARSQSELAEVKAKLREAEDELVKALAVKTRREAKRMALKEAIVSVKGRIEDLKTSIQKQRTKNEECATVVSHHRLVLEVSEQKSNESSEHRDEVQEAISWYNRILGFQIEGGRGVKFSFKNINVDNPNEEFFFTIRHEDDVYTCRLSMTTNEHQESAFISASGPVLSISTITEDNDHQDEPTKGNAHLQKQVNRRRVKSAILSPGSASSVRQSPRLKVSTQILKLYGDVGSTV; encoded by the exons ATGGCATCAATTTGCGACAACGATATCCCTCTTCGACTACACAACATCGACGCTTTCATCGCTTCTTACAGAAACTCCCTCCACTCGCTCAGAGCCACCGCACTCGAAGCCGCGCGATCTCAAT CCGAATTAGCCGAGGTTAAAGCTAAACTGCGAGAGGCTGAGGATGAATTGGTAAAGGCACTTGCAG TTAAGACTCGGAGAGAGGCGAAGCGAATGGCCTTGAAAGAGGCGATTGTTTCTGTGAAGGGAAGAATTGAGGATCTGAAGACGAGTATTCAGAAGCAGAGAACCAAAAACGAGGAATGTGCCACGGTTGTGTCGCATCACCGTCTTG TTTTGGAAGTGTCTGAACAGAAATCAAATGAAAGCAGTGAACATAGAGATGAAGTCCAGGAGGCCATATCTTGGTACAATAGGATCCTTGGTTTTCAGATTGAAGGTGGACGTG GGGTAAAATTCAGCTTCAAGAATATTAATGTGGACAACCCAAATGAGGAGTTCTTTTTTACCATCCGCCACGAAGATGACGTGTATACAT GCCGTTTATCTATGACAACAAATGAACATCAAGAATCTGCCTTTATCTCTGCATCTGGTCCAGTTTTATCAATATCAACCATTACTGAAGATAATGATCATCAAGATGAACCCACCAAAGGTAATGCACATCTCCAGAAACAAGTTAATCGAAGAAGGGTAAAATCAGCAATTCTATCTCCTGGATCTGCATCATCTGTCCGTCAATCTCCTCGTTTGAAG